tagtgagtgtgagacaACAGAGTTGTGTGTCTGACTGGGGTgtgtgtagtgagtgtgagataccagagttgtgtgtctgactggggtgagtgtagtgagtgtgagataacaGAGTTGTGTGCCTGACTCGGGTGTGTGTAGTGAGTGTTAGATAACAGAGTTGTGTgtctgactggggtgagtgtagtgagtgtgagataccagagtggtgtgcctgactggggtgagtgtagtgagtgtgagacaACAGAGTTGTGTGTCTGACTGGGGTGTGTGTAGTGAGTTTGAGATAACAGAGTTTTGTgtctgactggggtgagtgtagtgagtgtgagataacaGAGTTGTGTGCCTGACTCGGGTGTGTGTAGTGAGTGTTAGATAACAGAGTTGTGTgtctgactggggtgagtgtagtgagtgtgagataccagagtggtgtgcctgactggggtgagtgtagtgagtgtgagacaACAGAGTTGTGTGTCTGACTGGGGTGTGTGTAGTGAGTTTGAGATAACAGAGTTTTGTGTCTGACTTGGGTGTGTGTAGTAAGTGTGAGATAACAGAGTtgtgtgcctgactggggtgTGTGTAGTAAGTGTGAGATACCAGAGTggtgtgcctgactggggtgagtgtagtgagtgtgagacaacagagttgtgtgtctgactggggtgagtgtagtgagtgtgagataacagagttgcctgactggggtgagtgtagtgagtgtgagataacagagttgtgtgtctgactggggtgagtgtagtgagtgtgagataccagagtggtgtgcctgactggggtgagtgtaaTGAGTGTGAGATACGAGAGTTGTGTGCCTGACTTGGGTAAGTGTGAGATACGAGAGTtgtgtgcctgactggggtgagtgtagtgagtgtgagataccagagtggtgtgcctgactggggtgagtgtagtgagtgtgagataacagagttgtgtgtctgactggggtgagtgtagtgagtgtgagacaACAGAGTggtgtgcctgactggggtgagtgtagtgagtgtgagataacaGAGTTGTGTTCCTGACTGGGGTgtgtgtagtgagtgtgagataacagagtggtgtgcctgactggggtgagtgtagtaagtgtgagataccagagtggtgtgcctgactggggtgagtgtagtgagtgtgagataccAGAGTTGAGTGCCTGACTTGGGTAAGTGTGAGATACCAGAGTtgtgtgcctgactggggtgagtgtagtgagtgtgagatacaagagttgtgtgcctgactgggatgagtgtagtgagtgtgagataccAGAGTGGTGTgtctgactggggtgagtgtagtgagtgtgagataacagagttgtgtgcctgactggggtgagtgtagtgagtgtgagataccagagtggtgtgcctgactggggtgagtgtagtgagtgtgagataacagagttgtgtgtctgactggggtgagtgtagtgagtgtgagacaACAGAGTggtgtgcctgactggggtgagtgtagtgagtgtgagataacaGAGTTGTGTTCCTGACTGGGGTGTGTGTAGTGAGTATGAGATAACAGAGTtgtgtgcctgactggggtgagtgtagtaagtgtgagataccagagtggtgtgcctgactggggtgagtgtagtgagtgtgagataccAGAGTTGTGTGCCTGACTTGGGTAAGTGTGAGATACCAGAGTtgtgtgcctgactggggtgagtgtagtgagtgtgagatacaagagttgtgtgcctgactggggtgagtgtagtgagtgtgagataccagagtggtgtgcctgactggggtgagtgtagtgagtgtgagataacaGAGTTGTGTGTCTGACTGGGGTgtgtgtagtgagtgtgagataccAGAGTTGTGTGCCTGACTTGGGTAAGTGTGAGATACAAGAGTTTtgtgcctgactggggtgagtgtagtgagtgtgagatacaagagttgtgtgcctgactggggtgagtgtagtgagttTGAGATAACAGAGTTGTGTGTCTGACTGGGGTGTGTGTAGTAAGTGTGAGATAACAGAGTtgtgtgcctgactggggtgtgtgtagtgagtgtgagataacaGAGTTGTGTGTCTGACTGGGGTgtgtgtagtgagtgtgagataacagagttgtgtgtctgactgaggtgagtgtagtgagtgtaAGATACCAGAGTggtgtgcctgactggggtgagtgtagtgagtgtgagataacggagttgtgtgcctgacttgggtgagtgtagtgagtgtgagataacaGAGTTGTGTTCCTGACTGGGGTGTGTGCAGTGAGTGTGAGATACCAGAGTtgtgtgcctgactggggtgTGTATAGTAAGTGTGAGATAACAGAGTTGTGTgtctgactggggtgagtgtagtgagtgtgagataacagagttgtgtgcctgactggggtgagtgtagtgagtgtgagataccagagttgtgtgcctgactggggtgagtgtagtgagtgtgagataccagagttgtgtgcctgactggggtgagtgtagtgagtgtgagataccagagtggtgtgcctgactggggtgagtgtaaTGAGTGTGAGATACGAGAGTTGTGTGCCTGACTTGGGTAAGTGTGAGATAAGAGAGTtgtgtgcctgactggggtgagtgtagtgagtgtgagatacaagagttgtgtgcctgactggggtgagtgtagtgagtgtgagataccagagtggtgtgcctgactggggtgagtgtagtaagtgtgagataacagagttgtgtgcctgactggggtgagtgtagtcagtgtgagataacagagttgtgtgtctgactggggtgagtgtagtgagtgtgagataacagagttgtgtgcctgactggggtgagtgtagtgagtgtgagataccagagttgtgtgcctgactggggtgtgtgtagtgagtgtgagacaCCAGAGTGGTGTacctgactggggtgagtgtagtgagtgtgagacaACAGAGTTGTGTGTCTGACTGGGGTGTGTGTTTAGTGAGTGTGAGACACCAGAGTGGTGTacctgactggggtgagtgtagtgagtgtgagacaACAGAGTTGTGTGTGTCTGACTGGGGTgtgtgtagtgagtgtgagataccagagttgtgtgtctgactggggtgagtgtagtgagtgtgagataaacagagttgtgtgcctgactggggtgTGTGTAGTGAGTGTTAGATAACAGAGTTGTGTgtctgactggggtgagtgtagtgagtgtgagataccagagtggtgtgcctgactggggtgagtgtagtgagtgtgagacaACAGAGTTGTGTGTCTGACTGGGGTGTGTGTAGTGAGTTTGAGATAACAGAGTTGTGTGTCTGACTTGGGTGTGTGTAGTAAGTGTGAGATAACAGAGTtgtgtgcctgactggggtgTGTGTAGTGAGTGTTAGATAACAGAGTTGTGTGTCGGACTGGGGTGTGTGTAGTAAGTGTGAGATACCAGAGTggtgtgcctgactggggtgagtgtagtgagtgtgagataccagagtggtgtgcctgactggggtgagtgtagtgagtgtgagataacagagttgtgtgtctgactggggtgagtgtagtgagtgtgagacaACAGAGTggtgtgcctgactggggtgagtgtagtgagtgtgagataacaGAGTTGTGTTCCTGACTGGGGTgtgtgtagtgagtgtgagataacagagttgtgtgcctgactggggtgagtgtagtaagtgtgagataccagagtggtgtgcctgactggggtgagtgtagtgagtgtgagataccAGAGTTGAGTGCCTGACTTGGGTAAGTGTGAGATACCAGAGTtgtgtgcctgactggggtgagtgtagtgagtgtgagatacaagagttgtgtgcctgactgggatgagtgtagtgagtgtgagataccAGAGTGGTGTgtctgactggggtgagtgtagtgagtgtgagataacagagttgtgtgcctgactggggtgTGTGTAGTGAGTGTTAGATAACAGAGTTGTGTgtctgactggggtgagtgtagtgagtgtgagataccagagtggtgtgcctgactggggtgagtgtagtgagtgtgagacaACAGAGTTGTGTGTCTGACTGGGGTGTGTGTAGTGAGTTTGAGATAACAGAGTTGTGTGTCTGACTTGCGTGTGTGTAGTAAGTGTGAGATAACAGAGTtgtgtgcctgactggggtgTGTGTAGTGAGTGTTAGATAACAGAGTTGTGTGTCAGACTGGGGTGTGTGTAGTAAGTGTGAGATACCAGAGTggtgtgcctgactggggtgagtgtagtgagtgtgagataccagagtggtgtgcctgactggggtgagtgtagtgagtgtgagataacagagttgtgtgtctgactggggtgagtgtagtgagtgtgagacaACAGAGTggtgtgcctgactggggtgagtgtagtaAGTGTGAGATAACAGAGTTGTGTTCCTGACTGGGGTgtgtgtagtgagtgtgagataacagagttgtgtgcctgactggggtgagtgtagtaAGGTGTGAGATACCAGAGTGAGTggtgtgcctgactggggtgagtgtagtgagtgtgagataccAGAGTTGAGTGCCTGACTTGGGTAAGTGTGAGATACCAGAGTtgtgtgcctgactggggtgagtgtagtgagtgtgagatacaagagttgtgtgcctgactgggatgagtgtagtgagtgtgagataccAGAGTGGTGTgtctgactggggtgagtgtagtgagtgtgagataacagagttgtgtgcctgactggggtgagtgtagtgagtgtgagataccagagtggtgtgcctgactggggtgagtgtagtgagtgtgagataacagagttgtgtgtctgactggggtgagtgtagtgagtgtgagacaACAGAGTggtgtgcctgactggggtgagtgtagtgagtgtgagataacaGAGTTGTGTTCCTGACTGGGGTGTGTGTAGTGAGTATGAGATAACAGAGTtgtgtgcctgactggggtgagtgtagtgagtgtgagataacaGAGTTGTGTTCCTGACTGGGGTGTGTGTAGTGAGTATGAGATAACAGAGTtgtgtgcctgactggggtgagtgtagtaAGTGTGAGATACCAGAGTGGTGTGCCTGACTGtggtgagtgtagtgagtgtgagataccAGATGTTACGgtcacatatatatttttttaatcattttacagtTTGTATTGTTTCGCGCATTGTAAATACGGAATTTAGTTATCCGCGCTCGGGTCTGTTATTAGCTATAACTGTGTAGCGACAGGTAGATAGCCATGCGTGAACGATAATACTCCACGTGCAGATATATGTACAAGAGCACAAACTACAGATTGTGGTGAGTTTTACCCATTTGTCAATATTATATcatgtacatacctgtgtattgCTATCTGTGAGTCTAACAAGTGATTAGTTTAGCCAGGTATCTCCTAATTAACTCACATGTGTAGTGTATTGTAATGTGGCGTGTTGTTTACATACGCGCACATGTACATGCTAGTGTCATTTCTATATAGTATATTAGTTCGTGGAAACATTTAAACTATTCAATTGATGTAATATAGCAAACTATTTTATGATAGCAATATTTATAACGTAAGTTAGTCAATTGTTTACTACTATTGAACGTTTACAATGCCACGTTATATAATCGTGTAGTCGTCACGGTTGAGTGAACCGCACCTGTTGGAATGCGCCAACCATTAAGGCGGAATGCACCGTCATTTTGTAACATCGTGTTAGGTATACATATATTGCTAAatagtatattttattaattttatcatcGAATATAGTGGTGTAAATAGTAAATCTGACATACGTATATTTTAGCTTAAACCCCTGACGATGGTGGATATATTGTGGCACTACTACCACTTCAGCCAAGTGTATATCGTTATACAGTTTCCATAAAGGGTTGCATCGAGGCTTTGATTGGCGGTCCTGTGTGGGCGACGTCTGCAGGTTCTGTGTGAGCCGAGTCTTGGCCTTCGTTCTATGTGAACACTTATGCATTATTTTATGCTGATGCAACGCGTCATGAACTTCGACTTTGTTGACtttgatatgtatatgtgttgcTGCATCCAGGTAGCATCAACTTAACCACAAGGTAGCAGCTGGTAGCCAGACCGTGGATTACAGACCACGACAACTCCGGTGATCCTATCTGAGAGACTCTAGGGGTTTATTATAAGTATTGTATGTAATAAGCTTTTATAGGTAGTTTTGTATAATATTGGTTCATATGTGTAATTTGTGCAATAAGTGTATCTAGTTTTACTTAAGGAAAAACCCAAAAACaatcatgtatattttgtaaaataaaccttgtatatattgtataacagtCTTGGTATCATCCCTTACCACACTTGCATTGCCGAGCTCGTCCATAGTTACAAtttttggtggcagcggtgggatgaAAGGCTATGCAGGCTTGGTCAGGAATGATGATAAAGTAATCATTGTCATATTGTTGTCACTTTAGACTGTTTTGCATAACAGTCATTTTGTTTTCTCCCCAATATTTGATATCAGAGCTATATTCCAATCTTACGTCAGATTCTTCCATATTTTTATTATCCTGTAACCATGTCTTCTGTAAAAGATCTAATAGATATAGGGAAGGATATGGGTCTGGAAGGTGCAGAGTTACTGGCATTTGTCAAAGATGAGCAGGCAAGAGAGAGAGATGAGCGACAGAGGGAAAGAGAGGCAAAGAATAAAGAGGCTGAGAGACAGTTTCAGTTGGAACGCATGAAGCAAGAGGAGAAACATGAACAGGAAAAGATTAAGCTGGAGATGGATCTGGAAACCCAAAGGGAAGAAAGAAGTATCAGAGAGCATAATCGGAAAATCGAACTCCTACAAGAGGAAGCGAAACTTGGGGTCAAGTCTTCGATGGTTGATAAAGATGTACCTGGTGGGGGAGCTAGATGTCCTAAGCTCACTCCATTTGATGAAGACAAAGATAATATGGATTCGTATCTTAGGCGGTTTGAGAGATATGCCACAACACAGAGATGGGACAAGGTGCATTGGGCGACTAACCTGAGCGTACTTTTGAAGGGTCGCGCGCTCGACGTTTTTTCGCGGCTTCCTGTTGACCAGTCACTAGACTATGATGCCCTTAAGGCTGCTCTCCTTAAGCGATTTGAAATGACGGAAGAAGGATTTCGTAAACGGTTTCGGACGGGACGACCAGAGACGGGAGAAACATTTTCACAGTTCGGTGTTCGGATGGAGAGTTATCTCATGCGATGGTTGGAGATGTCAGGTACGGGTCTGACTTTTGATGAATTTAAGGACTTCGTTGTCAGAGATCAGGTTCTTCAAACCTGTGGTCATGATTTGGCACTATTCCTTAAGGAACGCGCTCCAAGGACATTGGCAGAAATGACGAAGCTGGCCGATCAGTACGCCGAGGCTCGCGGAAATCCATCGAATCTGGTTAAACCTAAGTTCACTAGTTCCAAGCAAGGTAATGGTGGGAGTCGCACACAAACAACGGATGGGAAATCGTCTGAGAAGAAAGATGTAAAAGCTGCAGGAATTAACGGCAGGCATTGCTATATTTGCAAGAAGACAGATCATTTGGCTAATAGGTGTCCGAAGAGAGATTCCCATAAGGTTGGGACAGTAGACTCTGAGACGTCAGAGCCGAAGAGTAAAGGGAAATCCACTAGTCAGAAGTCATGTTCCTTCATCAGTTCGAGCGAAGACGAGTCTGAAGACTTGAACATGCCTGTTTCATGCGGTACATCGGCGGTTAAGATGCCTGTGGTAATGGGTTATGTCGGTAACCAGCATGTCTCTGTGTTACGGGATTCCGGTTGTGGAAAGGCGGTTGTACGTAAGAGCTTAGTATCACCAGAGGAAATGACAGGGAAGATGGAAACTTGTAAACTCGCCGATGGCACAGTTCTACATCTACCTACGGCTAGCATTAGGGTCGACACCCCTTACTATACCGGTCAAGTGGAAGCTTGGGTTATGGAGACGCCGATTTATGATCTTATGTTAGGAAATATGGATAACGTTAGGCCAGCAGAGGAACCTGATAGTAAGTGGACTCGTAGTCCTGAGGTAAATGCGGTTCAAACGAGAGCACAAGCGCGTCAGCAGACCACTTATAGACCACTAAAAGTACCGAAGGATCTAGGTGATATTGACCCACATAAGTTTCAGGATGCTCAACAGACTGATGAAAGTTTGGCAAATATCCGGAAGTTTGTTCAAAGTGGAGAAGTTAAAGAGAGACAAGACGGCAGTTCGTCTTCATTTGCTCTGCGTCAGGGTCTGATATATAGGGAATACAAGGGATCATCAAAGATGCAAGAGCGGAGGATTAAACAATTAGTTGTTCCAGCGCAGTACAGAAATTTTGTTCTTCGATTGGCTCACGACTCTGTAATGGCAGGTCATCTCGGAGCGAAGCGTACCGCAGATCGCATTTTGCTTGAGTTTTACTGGCCAGGAGTTATCGCCGATGTATCTCGTTATTGTCGTTCTTGCGACGTTTGTCAAAGAACATTCCCTAAGGGACGAGTAACCAAAGTTCCCCTCGGCAGGATGCCACTTATTGATGTACCCTTCCAGCGTGTTGCAATCGATTTAGTTGGACCACTGCAGCCAGCCACTGACCGTGGTAATCGGTACATCCTCACCTTAGTGGATTACGCCACACGGTATCCTGAAGCTGTTGCGTTACGAGGTATTGAAGCTGAAAGGGTAGCCGAAGCTCTTGTAGATATTTACAGCAGAGTGGGAGTACCAAGGGAGGTCTTGACTGACCAGGGATCACAATTTACGTCGGAGGTTATGCGGGAAGTCAGCAGGTTGTTATCTATTCGCCAGCTCACAACAACTCCTTACCACCCGATGTGTAACGGCCTTGTAGAAAGGTATAATGGAACACTCAAACAGATGCTCAGAAGAATGTGCAGCGAACGTCCGAAAGACTGGGACAGATATTTAAATGCACTGCTGTTTTCCTATCGAGAAGTTCCACAGGAAAGCTTAGGATTTTCACCATTTGAGCTTCTCTATGGAAGAGTAATCAGAGGTCCCATGAGAATTCTAAAAGAGTTATGTGCCAAAGACGTTCCGGATCCTGAGGTGAAAACAACCTACCAATATGTCGTCGATCTTAGAGAACGTCTTGAGGAAACATGCAAACTTGCTCAGGAGCACCTCAAGTTGGCTAAGATACAGCAAGCTCATTGGTACAACAAGAAAGCAAAAGAACGGAAAATGAAGCCTGGAGAGAAAGTTCTTATTCTATTACCAACAAAACGGAACAAGCTACTCATGCAATGGAAAGGCCCATATGAGATCATTGCGCGGAAAGGTCCCATGGACTACAGCGTCTGTATTAATGGGAAATTGAAGGTTCTTCATGCTAACCTTCTACGACAATACACTGAGAGGACTTCATCATCTGACAACGCGGGTATTCTTGCGATAGCATGTGCTGGTATCGTTGAAGACGATCTTGAAGATGCTAACGATGAAACGACACCACAAGATCTCATCCAACTGCCAAACCCGGTCAGAACCGAAGCTGTTGAGGATGTTATGGTTTCGGATGATCTTACATCAGATCAACGGAATGAGGTGAAATGCTTGCTAAATAGATATGATGATGTACTGTCAGATGTTCCAGGAACAACTCATCTTGTTCAACATGAAATCAGAACCACGGTTACTGAACCAGTCAAAGCGAAGAATCAT
This genomic window from Argopecten irradians isolate NY chromosome 11, Ai_NY, whole genome shotgun sequence contains:
- the LOC138335673 gene encoding uncharacterized protein, which encodes MSSVKDLIDIGKDMGLEGAELLAFVKDEQARERDERQREREAKNKEAERQFQLERMKQEEKHEQEKIKLEMDLETQREERSIREHNRKIELLQEEAKLGVKSSMVDKDVPGGGARCPKLTPFDEDKDNMDSYLRRFERYATTQRWDKVHWATNLSVLLKGRALDVFSRLPVDQSLDYDALKAALLKRFEMTEEGFRKRFRTGRPETGETFSQFGVRMESYLMRWLEMSGTGLTFDEFKDFVVRDQVLQTCGHDLALFLKERAPRTLAEMTKLADQYAEARGNPSNLVKPKFTSSKQGNGGSRTQTTDGKSSEKKDVKAAGINGRHCYICKKTDHLANRCPKRDSHKVGTVDSETSEPKSKGKSTSQKSCSFISSSEDESEDLNMPVSCGTSAVKMPVVMGYVGNQHVSVLRDSGCGKAVVRKSLVSPEEMTGKMETCKLADGTVLHLPTASIRVDTPYYTGQVEAWVMETPIYDLMLGNMDNVRPAEEPDSKWTRSPEVNAVQTRAQARQQTTYRPLKVPKDLGDIDPHKFQDAQQTDESLANIRKFVQSGEVKERQDGSSSSFALRQGLIYREYKGSSKMQERRIKQLVVPAQYRNFVLRLAHDSVMAGHLGAKRTADRILLEFYWPGVIADVSRYCRSCDVCQRTFPKGRVTKVPLGRMPLIDVPFQRVAIDLVGPLQPATDRGNRYILTLVDYATRYPEAVALRGIEAERSGSTKGGLD